From a region of the Candidatus Desulfofervidus auxilii genome:
- a CDS encoding P-II family nitrogen regulator: MKKIEAIIKPFKLDEVKEALTEIGVQGMTITEVRGFGRQKGHTEIYRGAEYVVDFLPKVKIEVIVPDNLVLKAIETIKQAAHTGKIGDGKIFIIPIEDVIRIRTGEQGEEAL, encoded by the coding sequence ATGAAGAAAATAGAAGCTATTATCAAACCTTTTAAATTAGATGAGGTAAAAGAGGCTTTAACAGAAATTGGAGTTCAAGGGATGACAATTACAGAGGTAAGAGGATTTGGTCGTCAAAAAGGTCATACTGAAATTTACCGGGGAGCAGAGTATGTAGTAGATTTTTTGCCAAAAGTAAAAATAGAAGTTATTGTGCCGGATAATTTAGTATTAAAAGCAATTGAAACTATTAAACAAGCAGCTCACACTGGAAAAATAGGAGATGGGAAAATTTTTATTATTCCTATAGAAGATGTTATACGTATCCGTACTGGAGAACAAGGGGAAGAAGCCCTTTAA
- a CDS encoding sigma-70 family RNA polymerase sigma factor: MKNYLEQLIKMGQKNGYLTYDMLNDLLPAEGFDPEEVERIIDILEENDIRLIETAEAIEKKEEKKEEIIEEHPVVRKEEEGLEREPVTAYLQEIGAYSLLTQEREQKLTRRIRKGYNAIMFLILKTNVKYPEIEKLKHKIKEWKKKDVAPKRRRLDTVVKLIRQLSKKYDDPVLKNLTKRIKRIEVVVKAARDEMIGANLRLVVSIAKRYVGQGLSLSDLIQEGNLGLMKAIFRFDYTKGHRFSTYATWWIRQSITRAILDKAKTIRLPVHFVELKNQVLKAFYELLKEHGKEPTPKELAEKTGLPLEKISAILCSVREPVSLEAPIGDEDSMLKDFIEDVKIVSPFDAVTHSELSTKLQIILATLTPREQEILRLRFGLGGESEHTLEEIGRKFKVSRERIRQIEKRALQKLKMASEHLKLDLENFL, from the coding sequence ATGAAAAATTATTTGGAGCAATTAATAAAGATGGGGCAAAAAAACGGCTATCTTACATATGATATGCTTAATGACCTACTTCCAGCAGAGGGGTTTGACCCTGAGGAAGTAGAGCGAATTATAGATATTTTAGAAGAAAATGATATTCGCCTTATAGAAACAGCTGAAGCAATAGAGAAAAAAGAAGAGAAAAAAGAAGAGATTATTGAAGAACATCCTGTTGTACGAAAGGAAGAAGAAGGTTTAGAAAGAGAACCAGTTACAGCTTATCTTCAAGAGATAGGAGCCTATAGTCTCCTTACTCAAGAAAGAGAACAAAAACTTACACGTCGTATTCGCAAAGGATATAATGCCATTATGTTTCTTATTCTTAAAACAAATGTAAAATATCCTGAGATAGAAAAGCTTAAACATAAAATTAAAGAATGGAAAAAGAAAGATGTAGCTCCAAAAAGAAGACGTTTAGATACAGTAGTTAAATTGATAAGGCAATTAAGTAAAAAATATGATGATCCTGTTTTAAAGAATTTAACAAAACGTATTAAGAGAATTGAAGTTGTTGTTAAGGCTGCCCGTGATGAAATGATCGGAGCTAATCTACGTTTGGTAGTTAGTATTGCTAAAAGATATGTAGGACAAGGGCTCAGTCTTTCAGATTTAATTCAGGAAGGTAATTTGGGATTAATGAAAGCTATTTTTCGATTTGATTATACTAAAGGACATCGTTTTAGTACTTATGCTACTTGGTGGATTAGACAATCTATCACTCGTGCTATTTTAGATAAGGCAAAAACTATACGTTTGCCCGTACATTTTGTTGAATTAAAAAATCAAGTATTAAAGGCATTTTATGAATTACTCAAAGAACATGGAAAGGAACCAACTCCAAAAGAATTGGCTGAAAAGACTGGATTACCTTTAGAAAAAATTAGTGCTATATTATGTTCTGTACGTGAGCCAGTTTCTCTTGAAGCTCCTATTGGTGATGAAGATAGTATGCTTAAAGACTTTATAGAGGATGTTAAAATAGTCTCTCCATTTGATGCTGTTACTCATTCTGAACTTTCTACAAAACTTCAAATTATTCTTGCTACTCTTACACCAAGGGAGCAAGAAATATTAAGATTGCGTTTTGGGTTAGGTGGAGAGAGTGAACACACATTAGAAGAAATTGGACGAAAATTTAAAGTTTCTCGAGAAAGAATTCGCCAGATTGAAAAAAGAGCATTGCAAAAATTAAAAATGGCTTCAGAGCATCTTAAGTTAGACTTAGAAAACTTTCTCTAA
- the glnE gene encoding bifunctional [glutamate--ammonia ligase]-adenylyl-L-tyrosine phosphorylase/[glutamate--ammonia-ligase] adenylyltransferase, giving the protein MNIYKNLSRHILWRYGETAFKRVLEVQSKEIINFLDTYPEKAKQLLRICVSSSYLVNLLIRKPYLLSWLFLKNAISQRKTKEDFLKELRKFIHQPDFPQKLRYFKAKEYLRLWARDINQICSLESSLAELSALAEACIQACFEYALNLLQNSSDKFFILGLGKLGAEELNFYSDIDIIYLYDGDCSLETHYFFIKLAKTITKILQDPSYGEIVFKVDLGLRPGGKESEIVQSTRAVEIFYENFGTTLERIALLRARPIAGAIKLGENFLKTLNPFIYRRYLDYTGVEEIRALKKAIDFRSHHQKTFNIKLGQGGIRELEFFIHTLQLIYGGKYPFLRQYNTFKAISALKEAQIIKSEEAEGLTRAYRYLRRLEHLCQMASYCQTHILPTNKNTLLKIVRLMGYVQRNEEKALEAFYLKLEKTTSFVHRLFKELLYTPEEEVETDKLLLKSFFTNVLLEEEAISYLKNLGFKNPQIAYKIIFNLKGVFKTRHTSIRARELFISLLPKLLKEIAQTLDPDLGLVHLEQFVSRIGPRTGFYATLKENPSLRKLLLQIFGASRLLSSLLIKHFQLLDSLIDASQAFPIKTKKQFEISLNTAIQEKIDLDEKMEALRHFKNEEFLRIGFHDLAGKLNYLQVSYQLSLLAELCLKQALNWAKEEVNKSFSLSDLPFVIIALGKLGSHETAYHSDLDLIFIYDYPLKADISLQQNAHVYFVKVAQRLISILTLPHIAGPGYKIDTRLRPSGRFGPLVVSLQAFKDYYLNQAQPWEYQILLKARAIAGDKNLIKKWEDLRQWLLFEKKKNINWQKEIKEMRERILIERAKETKDKFNPKLGKGGFIEIDFLMQYLQLSYGKDYPILQHRHTLKVLKAAKELNLIKNVDILIEGYNFLKALEHRLNLLYDCSSDTLITEENLKDIWQHWGLKKPPFKIPLKDIWNYYQRLRVNIRKIWENLLN; this is encoded by the coding sequence ATGAATATTTATAAAAATCTCTCTCGACATATCTTATGGCGTTATGGTGAAACAGCCTTTAAACGAGTATTAGAAGTGCAAAGTAAAGAAATAATCAATTTTTTAGATACTTATCCAGAAAAAGCCAAACAATTGTTGAGAATTTGTGTAAGTTCATCTTATTTAGTAAATCTTTTGATACGTAAACCTTATTTGCTTTCTTGGCTTTTCTTAAAAAACGCTATTTCACAGAGAAAAACAAAAGAAGATTTTTTAAAAGAATTAAGAAAGTTTATTCATCAACCTGATTTTCCACAAAAACTTAGGTATTTTAAAGCTAAAGAATATTTACGTCTTTGGGCAAGAGATATAAATCAAATTTGTTCTTTAGAAAGCTCTTTAGCTGAATTAAGTGCATTAGCTGAAGCATGTATTCAAGCATGTTTTGAATATGCTTTAAATTTACTTCAAAATTCATCAGATAAATTTTTTATTTTAGGTTTAGGTAAATTAGGAGCAGAAGAACTTAATTTTTATTCAGATATTGACATTATTTATCTTTATGATGGTGATTGTTCTTTGGAAACACACTATTTTTTTATTAAATTGGCTAAAACTATAACAAAAATTTTGCAAGACCCTTCTTATGGAGAGATTGTATTTAAGGTAGATTTAGGTTTAAGACCTGGTGGTAAAGAAAGTGAGATTGTTCAATCTACAAGAGCAGTAGAGATTTTTTATGAAAATTTTGGTACTACTTTAGAACGTATAGCTTTATTAAGAGCAAGACCAATAGCAGGTGCGATAAAATTAGGAGAAAATTTTTTAAAAACTCTTAATCCTTTTATTTATCGTCGGTATTTAGATTATACAGGTGTAGAAGAAATTAGGGCTTTAAAAAAAGCCATAGATTTTAGAAGCCATCATCAAAAGACTTTTAATATTAAATTAGGGCAAGGAGGTATTAGAGAACTTGAATTTTTTATTCATACTCTACAACTCATTTATGGAGGGAAATATCCTTTTTTGCGACAATATAATACTTTTAAAGCTATTTCTGCTCTTAAAGAAGCTCAAATTATAAAATCTGAAGAAGCAGAAGGTTTAACTCGTGCTTACCGTTATTTACGTCGATTAGAACATCTCTGCCAAATGGCTAGTTATTGTCAGACTCATATTTTACCTACAAATAAGAATACTCTTTTAAAAATTGTAAGATTAATGGGATATGTCCAACGAAATGAAGAAAAAGCATTAGAGGCATTTTATTTAAAACTGGAAAAAACAACAAGTTTTGTTCATCGACTCTTTAAAGAACTTTTATATACACCTGAAGAAGAAGTTGAAACTGATAAACTTTTATTAAAAAGTTTCTTTACTAATGTTTTATTAGAAGAAGAGGCAATTTCTTATTTAAAGAATTTAGGTTTTAAAAATCCTCAAATTGCTTATAAAATAATTTTTAATTTAAAAGGTGTTTTCAAAACACGCCATACTTCAATCCGTGCTCGTGAGCTTTTTATTTCATTATTACCTAAATTATTAAAAGAAATTGCTCAAACATTAGATCCAGATCTTGGTCTAGTCCATCTAGAACAATTTGTTTCTCGTATTGGTCCTAGGACTGGTTTTTATGCTACTTTAAAAGAAAACCCCTCTTTGAGAAAATTGCTCTTGCAAATTTTTGGAGCAAGTAGACTTTTATCATCATTGCTTATTAAACATTTTCAATTGCTTGATAGTTTAATTGACGCTTCACAAGCTTTTCCTATTAAAACTAAAAAACAATTTGAAATAAGCTTAAATACAGCTATTCAAGAAAAAATCGATTTGGATGAGAAAATGGAAGCTTTAAGACATTTTAAAAACGAAGAGTTTTTACGTATTGGTTTTCATGACTTAGCAGGTAAATTAAATTATCTTCAAGTATCTTATCAATTAAGTCTTTTAGCAGAATTGTGTTTAAAGCAAGCCTTAAATTGGGCAAAAGAGGAGGTAAATAAATCTTTTTCTCTTTCAGATTTGCCCTTTGTCATTATTGCATTGGGGAAATTAGGTAGTCATGAAACAGCTTATCATTCTGATTTAGATTTAATATTTATTTATGATTATCCGTTAAAAGCAGATATTTCTTTGCAACAAAATGCACATGTTTATTTTGTTAAAGTAGCCCAGAGGTTAATTTCTATTCTTACTTTACCTCATATAGCTGGTCCAGGCTATAAAATAGATACTCGATTAAGACCATCAGGACGTTTTGGTCCATTAGTTGTATCTTTACAAGCTTTTAAAGATTATTATCTAAATCAAGCACAACCTTGGGAATATCAAATACTTTTAAAAGCAAGAGCAATAGCAGGAGATAAAAATTTAATTAAAAAATGGGAAGATTTAAGACAATGGCTTCTTTTTGAAAAAAAGAAAAATATTAATTGGCAAAAAGAAATTAAAGAGATGCGAGAGCGTATTTTGATTGAAAGAGCTAAGGAAACAAAAGATAAATTTAACCCTAAACTTGGTAAAGGTGGTTTTATAGAAATAGATTTTTTAATGCAATATTTACAACTTTCTTATGGTAAAGATTATCCTATACTTCAACATCGTCATACTTTGAAGGTTTTAAAAGCTGCTAAAGAATTAAATTTGATTAAAAATGTAGATATACTTATAGAAGGCTATAATTTTTTAAAGGCTCTAGAACATCGTTTAAATCTCCTTTATGATTGTTCTTCAGATACTTTAATTACAGAAGAAAATTTAAAAGATATTTGGCAACATTGGGGATTAAAAAAACCACCATTTAAAATTCCATTAAAAGATATATGGAATTATTATCAAAGATTACGAGTAAATATTAGAAAAATTTGGGAAAATTTATTAAATTAA